Below is a genomic region from bacterium.
TGTGGCAACGATTAGAGCCTGGGGGTGCCTGGCCTTGAGGCTTCGGATCAACTGCCTGTTTTGCTTGTCCGTGGCAGATGTGACTGTGCAGGTCTGCACCAGGATCAAAGAAGGATTCAGGCCCTCTTTTGTCCTCTCCAGGCCTGAGTCCTCCAAGGCTCGGGCCAGAGATGCTGCATCGAACTGATTCACCTTGCAGCCAAGGGTCTTGATCAGAAATCCGGGCCTTTGTCCCACAGCCCCTCCGGATTTGTGCAAAAACTTTTCACCTCTGCTCCACCTGACTCCAAAAGCCCCACCGAGTCATCTCAGTCTCTAAGCACTTCCTCTATCCAGCCTCCGCCCAGGACCTCCTCTCCCTCATAAAGCACAGCCGCCTGCCCGGGGGTGATGGAGGATTGAGGTCTGAAAAATGTGACCCGGAAACGGTTTTTTCCAAGGGGATCAACTCGAGCTTCAGCTGCCTTGTGCCGGTAGCGGATCTGAACCTGGCAGTAAAACTCTCTGGCAGGCGCAACACCTCCTACCCAGGTTGCCTGTCCTGCCACCAGCCCTCTGGAAAGGGTGCTTTTCCTCGGTCCCACCACTATCCTGGCCTCCTGGGGCAGAACTCTTAGAACATAGAGGGGTTCTCGCCAGGGAATTCCCAGCCCCCTTCTCTGCCCCACTGTAAATCTGGATACCCCTTGGTGAGTGCCCAACTCTACACCTTTTTCGTCTGTTATTTTTCCAGGAGAGTCCTCGGCAGAGCCCAGATAATCTTTGAGGAACTCTCTATAGTCTCCCCCTGCCAGAAAACAGACTTCCTGGCTCTCCCTTTTTCGGGCCACTGGAAGCCCCCAGTTGGAAGCAAGTTCTCTGACCTGGGCCTTGCTCATCTCCCCCAGAGGCCAAATGACCCTCTTTAGCTGTTCCTGGCCCAAAGGGAACAGGAAATAACTTTGATCCTTGGATTTGTCTGAGCCCCGCAACAACCTCAAAGGTTCGCCGGCAGCACCCCTCAGGAGCCTGGCATAATGGCCTGTGGCCAGTCCTTGAGCCCCGTTTTGGACAGCCATCTCCAAGAGCGCCCCATATTTTATCCATTGATTGCAACGGATGCAGGGGTTGGGGGTCCTGCCTGTCAAGTAAGAGCCCACAAATTCCCCTATTACCTTTTCCCGGAAGGCCTCTCTCAGGTTCACGGTCCTGAAGGCCACTCCCAGATGCTCAGCCACGCGCCGGGCATCGGCCATGTCCCCAGGAGAACAGCAGGTAGCCCTCTGACCGCGTGGGACAAGCCCGCAATCCCAAAGCTCCATGAACACGGCTTCGACCCGCAGGCCTTGGCGCACCAACAAAGCGGCGGCCGTAGCACTGTCAACGCCGCCGCTCAAGGCCGCCCATACAGCTTTGCCCCAAGAGCCCATGAACCAAGCCACCGCAAGTCAAAGCATGGCGGTTTGCATGGCACGGCTGGGGCATACAGGCATGCAAAGACCGCAGCCGCTGCAAAGTTTGTTGTCGAAACGAACTTCCATGCTAGGAGGATCCATATGAAGGGCATTGGTGGGGCAAATGGCCGTGCAAGCCCCACAGTGATAGCACAGCTCTTCGTCCCTCTGAACATCCCTTTCCACGGGCTTGACCGTGATCCCGCAATCTTTGAGGTACTTGACCCCCCGGCGGTAATTGGCCTGCGGACCTCTCAACTCCATGACCATGTAGCTTTCCTGCCTGGGCAACACCTCTGCCTTCAGGATGTTGAAGACCAGGTCATAGTCTTTCACCAGCCTGTAAACAATGGGTTTATCCCAGGTGGACTTGGAAAAATAGAGGACGATTTTCTTGGAAACTTCCTTGGTCATGGCTTGCCCCCGAGTATCATGAGTGGATGATACACTACCTGTCTTGTATGATAAGCCCAATCCCTGGAGGCTTTCAAGCTGGCCTTGCTCTGGGAAACACTATGTGATATCAAGATATATGATCTTGTGGAAGGAAGCAGGGGCTGCCTCAGGGCAGCTTCTGGATCTTGTTTTATGGCCAGAATCGCTCCTTTTTGCGCGTGGCGCTACAATCCCCAAAAGATCTCCGAGCTTTCCAGGGTAACCTCACCCCCTTATGATGTCATTGACCGAAAGCAGCAACAGGAACTCCACAGGCGACACGCCTTCAATGTCATCAGGCTGGAGCTGGGCCAGGAGCTCCCAGGGGACAACGAGAAGGAAAACAAGTACAGCAGGGCTGCCAGATTCTTGAAACAGTGGCAGGAGTCAGGAGTGCTCCTCAGGGATCCCAGGCCCTCTATATATTTGTACCATCACCGGTTCCAGGGCCTCAACGGAGACAAGATCATCAGAAGGGGACTGGTGGTCTTGCTTTACCTGGAGCCACTGGGAGGAGGAGTTGTTTTCCCCCACGAGGAGACCTTCCCGAAACATAAGAAAGATCGTCTGGCTCTTCTAAGGGCTTGCAGGGCCCAGTTCAACCCGGTTTTCTCCATTTTCCCTGATCCTGGAGCAGAGGTAAGGAAGCTCTTGGAGCCGCCCCCAAGGAATCCGGACATGCTGGTTTGCGACGACTCGGGAGTGGATCACCTGGTCTGGGTTCTGGATGATCCCAGGTTGGTAAGAGAATTGACTCAGGCCATGGCCCCAAGGCCCATCTTCATAGCTGACGGCCATCACAGGTATGAAACCTCTCTTCGCTTCCAGTCTGAAGAGAAACAGAGCCATGATCCTCTGGCCCCCAGTAACTGGACCCTGATGTACCTGGCCCCCATGGAAGACCCCGGGCTGATAGTGTTTCCCACCCACAAGCTAGTGAGAGGCTTGAGCAACTTCAGCCAGCAAGAGTTTCTTGAAGGTCTCAAGAGAGATTTTTGCCTGGATGAGCTTCCCTTTTCAGGGGGAGGCGAGCTTCAGGCCCGCAAGGAACTCTCGGCCAGAATGAGAAGATCCCTTCCAGAGAGCCTCTCCATTGGTTTGGCCCTGCCAGGCATGGAATCTTACTGGCTCATGCGCCCCAAGAGTCTATCTTGGGTGGAGGATTCTTTGAGTCACCTGCCCCAGCCCCTCAGAAGGCTGGATGTGACCCTGTTGCACGAGCTCATACTAAAAGAAAAAATGGGGATCGACATAGCAACGCAGGGGCAGGCGCACCTTCTTTTCTCCCACAATCTGGGAGAAGCCTTGGAGACGGCATCCAAGAAAAAGGTACAGGCAGCTTTTCTCATGAACCCTATCCCCATAGAGGCTTTGAAGAAAGTGGCTGCAGCAGGATGCAAGATGCCTCAGAAGGCAACCTATTTTTACCCCAAGTTGCTCTCCGGGCTCCTGATTCGTACGCTGGATACACAAGACGGTCTTACCCAGGGTTTCTAGCCCGGATTCTTCTCAAGGTTCGGTAATGCTGGAGGCTAAGCCCCCACCGCTACATCCACACAAGATGTTAAAGGGGCAGTGCCTGATGGAAGAGATCAAGCTGTATCTGAGCATAGGTCAGTTAATGGGATGGCTTGCAGATGACCCCCATTGTTTACCAATCATGAAAGATGCAAGCTTCTTTGGCCTGTCTTCCGAGGGCCTACAACAAGGGCAAGGCATAAGTAAAAAGAACCTCTCTTTGCACCAGACAGGAGGCTAGAGTGGATCCAGCCCTGTGTCCCAGAGAAGATGAGACCTTGGATGGGCTCTTCCAGGGCAGACTCAAGATTCTTCAGAAGAAGGCGGGGTACCGCTTTTCCATGGATCCAGTGCTCCTGGTTTATTTTGCCGGGAATCTCCGAGGCGGCCGAGTCTTGGATCTGGGAACAGGCTGCGGGTTGATCCCCTTGATCTTGGCCCGCAGGGGAGATGTGCGAGAGGCCTTTGGTATAGAGTTGCAAGAAGAACTTGTGGAAATGGCAGGCAGGTCTGTACTCATCAATGGGCTTGAAGACAGGGTCAGAATCCTCCAGGGTGACTTCAGACGCCTAAAGGAGATCTTCCCGCCCCAGTGTTTTGATCATGTGCTGAGCAATCCCCCTTATCATGACCCCAGGGAAGGCAGGAAGAGCCCCAGCAATGAAAAGGCCCTTTCGCGCCACGAGCAGGAGGGCTCCATCGAGGAGCTGGTTCAGGCAGCCAGATATGTTCTTGGCACCAAGGGAAGGCTCTGGCTGACTTATTGTCCTTCCCACATTGGAAAACTTTTCAAGGCCCTGGAGGCTGGCGGATTTGCCCCACGCACCATAAGGTTCGTGCACGGCAGGGTGGAGTTGCCAGCCAGCATGACTCTGGTAGAGGCCGTAAGGGGAGGCAAGGGCGCTTTGCGGGTACAGGCCCCTCTCATACTTTACGAACAAGACAAGAATTACACAGAAGAACTCCAACGGGTGTACGAAATGATCTAGCCAAAAGTATTCTCCAGGATCAATGATATCCCAGGCATGTCCTCAAAAACCCTTGGCACTCAACCATCTCTAGGCTGGATCAAAGAAGTTTCCCATAAAGAAAATCAGGCTTTGTTTTGGCAAAAATCAGCTAATCCCTGGATCTCGTAAAGCCAGCCCAGGCAGGAAAGCGCCCTGGGAAACACTCTATCTGGCATTTTTCCCTGGACCAGGAGAATTGTGTGGATCCGGGTCATGCTTTGGCTTTGGGAGCTCACCTTCTTTGCCTGGCCTTGAGGTGATGCTCCAAAATACGCTTGAGCCTGGCCTTCAAGGCCGGATCTTGGATTTCCTCAACGGTATTTTCCACCCATTGCCTCTGCTCGTGGCTCAAGGATATTTCCAGGGGCTCTTGAGCTGAGGCCATGGCCCTTCTGGATGCAGAGCTCCTTACGCCTCGCAGTGTAAAGCGGATATCCACTATCTGATCCCCACCTGCCAGCTCAGCCACCCTTTCCAGGAGATCCCTCTTTTGAAACTGAAGTTCCTGCATCCAGAGGGGCCCTGCCACCCTCACCAGGAGCACTCCTTTTTTCACAGACACGGGCCAGCACCTGCGAGCCAACAAAGGGCCTACCACACGGGGCCAGCTGCGAAACAAGGTTTCATGTTTGAGCCTTCCCTCCAGTCCCCCCTCTCCCATGACCCTGGCCAGGATTTCCCCAAGACTCTCCATGTGTTTGTAACTCTCCTGCTCGAGTAAGGACTCCCTTAAATAGCATTGCTCGGCCGTAGCCATTTACCTGGAGCCCAAGGGAGCCCACCAGATTATACCTTTGATCTGTCTAACAAAAAACACAATCCGCCCCATTTTATCCATCAAGATCCAAGAGTTTAAGGGGCCTGACCATTTACATCAAACAGAGATCTTGAGCACACCTTCAAATCCAAGGGCTCTTGGCCAACAATACCGCTGTACAATACACAAGTTGCTCAGCCCCTTGGAAACAGCAGGCCCAAGAAGGACCTATGACTGCGGGCCTTGAAGAATGGTGGGTATCAGGCAGGTAAAGGTAGTCCCCTGCCCTTGCCTGCTCATCACCTGGATGGATCCCCGCATGCGGTTCAAGGCCTCTTTGGCAATGACGAGCCCAAGGCCCGTTCCATGCTCTTCCAGGGCCTTGGCGTTGGAAGCCCTGAAGAATTCTGTGAAAAGCTGTGGCAGTTCCTCCTTGGGAATGCCTATGCCGGTGTCAGATACCTCCAGCTTGAGCCATGCCCTTCCCTGCCTGGCAAGGCTGATCTTCACCACACCCCCTGAAGGAGTATATTTGATGGCGTTGGAGATGAGATTGCTCAGAAGCTCATCCACCAATCCCTCCTCGGCCAGCACATCTGGGATGGGTTCTCTGATGTCCACCTCCAGCGAAATCTTTTTTCTCCTGGCCTGTTCTGCGTAAAGAGATGAAACCTGCCTTACGCTCTCCCCCAGGTTCGTGGGTTTTAGGGTCTTGTAAGAGGTCTCGGACCTTCTTTGCCCGAGCAGCAGGAGATCCTCTATGAGTTCTCCCATGACACGAAGTCTGCTCTGGCAGCGCAACAGTGCCTCTTGCTGTTTCTGGTTTAATTCCCCCAGGTATCCATCCTGAAGAACCTTTAACATGCTAAGCAGCGCATGCAGAGGAGAGCGAAGCTGATGGGCCGCCTTGTGGAAAAACCAGGTCTTGGTAAGCTCGCTTCTTAGCCTCTCTATGGCCAGGGCGGTCAGGTCTGTCATGAGGGAGAAAAAGGAGGTGTCCTGCTCTGCGAAATGATAGCTCTCATCGCTGTAAACGCAAAAGACCCCCAGGATCCTCTTTTCCACCTTCAAGGGCAGGCAGAGCATGGAGACAATGCCTTCCTTCTGGATATCCTCAGGGTACTGGAAATAGTCCTTCTCCTTTATGCTGCCTATGGAATAGAAGGCGCCCTCTATGATTCTTTGATTTATGGGGCTCTTGGCCACCTCTATGGCCCCCTTGGAGAGGTAATCCTGGCTGAGCCCGTAGGTGGAGGCAAATCTTAGGTACTTCTGCTCCTCGTCCAGCAGTTTTATGGAGCAGGCCTTCACCCCCATTATGGTGGCGGCCAAACGGGTGGCCGAATCCATGAGGCTCTGAAGATCCTTCTCCCCACCCATCTGTTTGACCATCTCGTAAAGGGCCTTGAGCCTTGAACTGGTGGAGTTCAGCTCTGCCGAGACCCTCAGGAGCTCCCTGCCCTTGAGCCTGAGGGAATGCACCACCTGGGTGATGAGAAAAGCACCTGCCAAGAGTGTGGCTCCCAGGGCCCCGAGCCTGGCCCAAACAGCCATTTCCCAGCCCAGAAGGGGCCTCAAACGCGCCAGAATTCCTGCCTCCTCCAGCCATATCATGCTGGCCAGAGCCACAATCACAGCTCCCGCATAGATGAAACAGCTTGTTCTGGAAAGCAAAATCCCGGCCAGGACAACATGCAAGATTACAAAGACCACAAGGGGACTGCCAGAGCCTCCTGTGAAGTATAGGATCAAGAACAGGCCCAGCAGATCCAGACAGATCTGCGCATGGGCTACCAAAGCGAAGGCTGCTACCTCCCGGGTGTCTTTTTGCATCCGTCTTCCCAAGAGGAAAAAGATCATGTTGTAACAAGCAATGCCTCCCAAGACAGCCACCAGGGCATGAAAATCCAAAGCCTCTCCTGCCAGGAAAGCCATCCAACAGCCCAGCAGCCCCAGGCCCACGGCCGCCCATCTCAGTTGCACGAACCAAAAAACCCTCTCCATGAGTTCCCTGCGAAACAATATCTGATCGCGGATGAGCTGGTAGGCCATTGTCATGGGTTGGGTGCTCCTGTGTCATGTGCTGGCCCGGGGCCTGCCCCATTGTCCTGGGTCTTCCCGGCTGCCTTTACGCCTTGATTCCACAGGGCCTCATGCTTGACCCCAACTGGGGCTTTGGAGCTCCATGAATGAAATCCCAGACTGCATGAGATCATTTCAAGAGGCACCGTGACCCAGCCCCTGGCTTTGGAGACGGCCTCCAAAGAGTAGCATGAGTACAAAGCCTGTAGAGTTGCCCCAGGCCTTGTGCCTCTAATAGGCATTTCCATTGAAGATCGATTCTCTTTTGCCCAAAGACAGATTGCCCGTCAAGGGGCAGCCACAAACCTTCAGAGTTTTCCAGCCTCTTTGAGAAAGGCTTCCACAGCTGCCAGCAGCTCTTCGGGCTCGATGGGTTTTTCCAAAAGATGGGCCACCGGCCACTCCATGCCCAGAATATGCTGGAAGCTCTCGGGGCCTTGTTCAGCCATCTTCTGGGGGAATCCTGTGGTCATGATAATGGGGATTGCTGCGAATCGGGCATCCCCCTTGAGACGAGCAGCCAGGTCGAAACCCTCGGTGTCTGTATTCATCATAACATCCAGAAGAATCAAGTCAGGCGGTTTTTCCAGGATGCGGCTGTAGCCCTCCTTTCCATCATGTGCGGTGCGCACCTTGAAGCCTCTGCTCTCCAGGATTATCTTCATGGAAGCCACCAGATCCCTGTCATCGTCTATGATAAGGATATCTCCACCTGGACTCATGAGGACCTCCTTGACCCGAATTATTGGCCAGGATGGGTGAGGTCGGGTCAGTGCCCACAAAGCCCATCCCAAAATA
It encodes:
- the mnmA gene encoding tRNA 2-thiouridine(34) synthase MnmA, whose product is MGSWGKAVWAALSGGVDSATAAALLVRQGLRVEAVFMELWDCGLVPRGQRATCCSPGDMADARRVAEHLGVAFRTVNLREAFREKVIGEFVGSYLTGRTPNPCIRCNQWIKYGALLEMAVQNGAQGLATGHYARLLRGAAGEPLRLLRGSDKSKDQSYFLFPLGQEQLKRVIWPLGEMSKAQVRELASNWGLPVARKRESQEVCFLAGGDYREFLKDYLGSAEDSPGKITDEKGVELGTHQGVSRFTVGQRRGLGIPWREPLYVLRVLPQEARIVVGPRKSTLSRGLVAGQATWVGGVAPAREFYCQVQIRYRHKAAEARVDPLGKNRFRVTFFRPQSSITPGQAAVLYEGEEVLGGGWIEEVLRD
- a CDS encoding 4Fe-4S binding protein, translating into MTKEVSKKIVLYFSKSTWDKPIVYRLVKDYDLVFNILKAEVLPRQESYMVMELRGPQANYRRGVKYLKDCGITVKPVERDVQRDEELCYHCGACTAICPTNALHMDPPSMEVRFDNKLCSGCGLCMPVCPSRAMQTAML
- a CDS encoding DUF1015 domain-containing protein — encoded protein: MARIAPFCAWRYNPQKISELSRVTSPPYDVIDRKQQQELHRRHAFNVIRLELGQELPGDNEKENKYSRAARFLKQWQESGVLLRDPRPSIYLYHHRFQGLNGDKIIRRGLVVLLYLEPLGGGVVFPHEETFPKHKKDRLALLRACRAQFNPVFSIFPDPGAEVRKLLEPPPRNPDMLVCDDSGVDHLVWVLDDPRLVRELTQAMAPRPIFIADGHHRYETSLRFQSEEKQSHDPLAPSNWTLMYLAPMEDPGLIVFPTHKLVRGLSNFSQQEFLEGLKRDFCLDELPFSGGGELQARKELSARMRRSLPESLSIGLALPGMESYWLMRPKSLSWVEDSLSHLPQPLRRLDVTLLHELILKEKMGIDIATQGQAHLLFSHNLGEALETASKKKVQAAFLMNPIPIEALKKVAAAGCKMPQKATYFYPKLLSGLLIRTLDTQDGLTQGF
- a CDS encoding methyltransferase encodes the protein MDPALCPREDETLDGLFQGRLKILQKKAGYRFSMDPVLLVYFAGNLRGGRVLDLGTGCGLIPLILARRGDVREAFGIELQEELVEMAGRSVLINGLEDRVRILQGDFRRLKEIFPPQCFDHVLSNPPYHDPREGRKSPSNEKALSRHEQEGSIEELVQAARYVLGTKGRLWLTYCPSHIGKLFKALEAGGFAPRTIRFVHGRVELPASMTLVEAVRGGKGALRVQAPLILYEQDKNYTEELQRVYEMI
- a CDS encoding DUF721 domain-containing protein, producing MESLGEILARVMGEGGLEGRLKHETLFRSWPRVVGPLLARRCWPVSVKKGVLLVRVAGPLWMQELQFQKRDLLERVAELAGGDQIVDIRFTLRGVRSSASRRAMASAQEPLEISLSHEQRQWVENTVEEIQDPALKARLKRILEHHLKARQRR
- a CDS encoding GAF domain-containing sensor histidine kinase produces the protein MTMAYQLIRDQILFRRELMERVFWFVQLRWAAVGLGLLGCWMAFLAGEALDFHALVAVLGGIACYNMIFFLLGRRMQKDTREVAAFALVAHAQICLDLLGLFLILYFTGGSGSPLVVFVILHVVLAGILLSRTSCFIYAGAVIVALASMIWLEEAGILARLRPLLGWEMAVWARLGALGATLLAGAFLITQVVHSLRLKGRELLRVSAELNSTSSRLKALYEMVKQMGGEKDLQSLMDSATRLAATIMGVKACSIKLLDEEQKYLRFASTYGLSQDYLSKGAIEVAKSPINQRIIEGAFYSIGSIKEKDYFQYPEDIQKEGIVSMLCLPLKVEKRILGVFCVYSDESYHFAEQDTSFFSLMTDLTALAIERLRSELTKTWFFHKAAHQLRSPLHALLSMLKVLQDGYLGELNQKQQEALLRCQSRLRVMGELIEDLLLLGQRRSETSYKTLKPTNLGESVRQVSSLYAEQARRKKISLEVDIREPIPDVLAEEGLVDELLSNLISNAIKYTPSGGVVKISLARQGRAWLKLEVSDTGIGIPKEELPQLFTEFFRASNAKALEEHGTGLGLVIAKEALNRMRGSIQVMSRQGQGTTFTCLIPTILQGPQS
- a CDS encoding response regulator gives rise to the protein MSPGGDILIIDDDRDLVASMKIILESRGFKVRTAHDGKEGYSRILEKPPDLILLDVMMNTDTEGFDLAARLKGDARFAAIPIIMTTGFPQKMAEQGPESFQHILGMEWPVAHLLEKPIEPEELLAAVEAFLKEAGKL